Proteins encoded together in one Telopea speciosissima isolate NSW1024214 ecotype Mountain lineage chromosome 4, Tspe_v1, whole genome shotgun sequence window:
- the LOC122659558 gene encoding WRKY transcription factor 23-like translates to MMMPKREITETENPNQAASSSIFPDHHLPTTTNYFPLSGETIFDMYCENEKPGLSIGFMDLLGIQDLNPSIFEFLQQQQHHHHQQQPQMPLSPPTAPPPAESSTFSSSSTEAANDEQTKAVDQEEEEKPKEPSKQPKKKNQKRQREPRFAFMTKSELDHLEDGYRWRKYGQKAVKNSPFPRNYYRCTSASCGVKKRVERSSDDPSIVVTTYEGQHTHPSPVMPRGSSAGICPNSGGFTSATANLAALPMQITQSQFHHGHQHQRQQQQQQYFNNFPPSFNFNCNSLPSTHPLAQERRFWASQASLLSDNGLLQDIFPSDMRN, encoded by the exons ATGATGATGCCAAAGAGAGAGATTACAGAGACAGAGAATCCCAACCAAgctgcttcttcttcaatctttcccGATCATCACTTACCTACAACCACAAATTATTTCCCCTTATCAGGAGAAACCATCTTCGACATGTACTGCGAAAATGAGAAACCTGGGTTGTCCATCGGCTTCATGGATTTACTGGGTATCCAAGATCTCAATCCTTCCATATTCGAATTCCTACAGCAACAgcagcaccaccatcaccaaCAACAACCGCAGATGCCATTGTCGCCACCAACGGCACCACCACCTGCGGAATCCTCCACGTTTTCATCATCGTCTACGGAAGCCGCTAACGATGAACAGACCAAAGCAGTGGAccaggaagaagaggagaagccCAAGGAACC GTCGAAACAACCTAAAAAGAAGAACCAGAAACGGCAGAGAGAACCGAGATTTGCATTCATGACGAAAAGCGAGCTTGATCATCTAGAAGACGGATATAGATGGAGAAAGTACGGACAAAAAGCTGTGAAGAATAGCCCTTTTCCAAG GAACTACTATCGTTGCACCAGTGCGTCATGCGGAGTGAAGAAGAGAGTGGAGAGATCATCGGATGATCCATCCATTGTTGTAACTACATACGAAGGCCAACACACTCATCCAAGCCCCGTCATGCCTCGTGGAAGCTCTGCCGGAATCTGTCCAAACTCCGGAGGCTTTACCTCCGCTACTGCTAACTTGGCCGCCTTGCCTATGCAGATCACGCAGTCTCAATTCCATCATGGACACCAACATCagcggcagcagcagcagcaacaatatTTCAACAACTTTCcaccttcttttaatttcaaCTGCAATAGTCTTCCATCAACTCATCCTCTTGCACAAGAGAGACGTTTTTGGGCTTCTCAAGCTTCTTTACTAAGTGATAATGGACTTCTTCAAGACATTTTTCCTTCTGATATGCGAAATTAA